The following coding sequences are from one Bradyrhizobium sp. WSM471 window:
- a CDS encoding cell division protein ZapA, with protein sequence MSHINVTINGRQYRMACEEGQEVRLLKLAESLETRIQSLRGKFGEIGDARLTVMAALTVCDELVDAGNRIRTMEQELTELRDFRNAAVERARLTQTAVVNALNSAAERIEKSTQVLNRTVGNGIAIG encoded by the coding sequence ATGAGCCACATCAACGTCACCATCAACGGCCGGCAGTACCGCATGGCCTGCGAGGAGGGCCAGGAGGTGCGGCTGCTCAAGCTCGCCGAAAGCCTGGAGACGCGGATCCAGTCGCTGCGCGGAAAGTTCGGCGAGATCGGTGATGCCAGGCTCACCGTGATGGCGGCGCTGACCGTCTGCGACGAATTGGTCGATGCCGGCAATCGCATCCGCACCATGGAGCAGGAGCTGACCGAATTGCGGGATTTCCGCAACGCCGCCGTCGAGCGCGCCCGGTTGACCCAGACCGCGGTCGTGAACGCACTGAACTCAGCAGCCGAGCGCATCGAGAAGTCGACCCAGGTCCTGAACCGGACAGTGGGCAACGGGATCGCCATCGGCTGA
- a CDS encoding 5-formyltetrahydrofolate cyclo-ligase — protein sequence MTNTKAELRAKALAARDALSEKKRTAAAAKLAKRGLPFQLLPGSVVSGYSPIRSEIDPMPLMKKLAEQGARLALPCVTARGQALIFRVFHPNDRLMLGPLGIPEPSPGAAEVIPDIMLTPLAAFDRLGHRIGYGAGHYDHTFAHLRKAKNIVGIGLAFAAQEIKAVPALAHDVALDYVLTESDVFDFRSSEVAHSVRG from the coding sequence ATGACCAACACCAAAGCCGAACTCCGCGCCAAAGCCCTCGCGGCGCGCGATGCGCTGAGCGAAAAGAAACGCACCGCCGCCGCCGCCAAGCTCGCCAAGCGCGGGCTGCCATTCCAGCTCCTGCCTGGCAGCGTCGTCTCCGGCTATTCGCCGATCCGCAGCGAGATCGATCCGATGCCGCTGATGAAGAAGCTCGCCGAGCAGGGCGCCAGGTTGGCACTGCCTTGCGTCACCGCGCGCGGCCAGGCGCTGATCTTCCGCGTCTTCCATCCGAACGATCGCCTGATGCTCGGCCCGCTCGGCATTCCCGAGCCGTCACCTGGGGCCGCTGAAGTTATTCCCGACATCATGCTGACGCCGCTCGCTGCCTTCGATCGTCTCGGCCATCGCATCGGTTATGGCGCGGGGCATTACGACCACACCTTCGCGCATCTGCGAAAAGCCAAGAATATCGTCGGCATCGGGCTCGCTTTTGCAGCGCAGGAGATCAAGGCGGTTCCGGCACTAGCCCACGACGTGGCGCTGGATTATGTGCTAACGGAATCGGACGTATTCGATTTCCGGAGTTCTGAAGTTGCGCATTCTGTTCGTGGGTGA
- a CDS encoding TIGR00282 family metallophosphoesterase produces the protein MRILFVGDVVGRAGRNAIAEYLPGMVKDWSLDFVVVNGENSAGGFGITEAIYQEFLDAGADAVTLGNHSWDQREALVFIERAERLVRPANYPRGTPGRGAALVETKNGKHALVVNALGRVFMTPFDDPFAALERELGACPLGIAADAIVVDFHCEASSEKQGIGFFCDGRASLVVGTHTHVPTADHQILSGGTAYMTDAGMTGDYDSIIGMQKEEPLRRFTSGIPSGRFEPAAGAATLSGVAVETDDATGLALRIAPVRAGGRLEPTTPKFWLS, from the coding sequence TTGCGCATTCTGTTCGTGGGTGATGTCGTCGGCCGTGCCGGGCGCAATGCCATCGCCGAATATCTGCCCGGCATGGTCAAGGACTGGTCGCTCGATTTCGTGGTCGTCAATGGCGAGAATTCCGCCGGCGGCTTCGGCATCACGGAAGCGATCTATCAGGAATTTCTCGACGCTGGCGCCGACGCGGTGACGCTCGGCAATCACTCCTGGGACCAGCGCGAAGCCCTGGTGTTCATCGAGCGCGCCGAGCGTTTGGTGCGGCCGGCGAACTATCCGCGCGGCACGCCCGGCCGCGGCGCTGCGCTGGTGGAAACCAAGAACGGCAAGCACGCGCTCGTCGTCAACGCGCTCGGCCGCGTCTTCATGACCCCGTTCGACGATCCCTTCGCTGCGCTCGAGCGCGAGCTCGGGGCCTGTCCGCTCGGCATTGCGGCGGACGCCATCGTCGTCGACTTTCATTGCGAGGCGAGCAGCGAGAAGCAGGGCATCGGCTTCTTCTGCGACGGCCGCGCCAGCCTCGTCGTCGGCACCCACACCCATGTGCCGACGGCCGACCACCAGATCCTGTCGGGCGGCACCGCCTACATGACCGATGCCGGCATGACCGGCGACTACGATTCCATCATCGGCATGCAGAAGGAGGAGCCGCTGCGCAGGTTCACCTCCGGGATCCCGTCAGGCCGCTTCGAGCCGGCGGCGGGCGCTGCGACGCTCAGCGGCGTGGCCGTGGAGACGGATGACGCGACCGGACTCGCACTGCGGATTGCACCGGTGCGCGCAGGCGGCCGGCTGGAGCCGACGACGCCGAAGTTTTGGTTGAGCTAG
- a CDS encoding cytochrome c: MSGKMRIFTGIVVIAIVVVALGVWIIRGPGPLDFAGGPKVALADYRAGKPTGVPARLEKASLVERGEYLAKAADCMVCHTKPGEKDYSGGLGFKLPFGTLYSTNITPDKDTGIGNYSDQDFLNAVQRGKRHDGARLYPAMPYTSYTYMTDEDVLAVKAYLFSLPAVRAKPPENTLSFPFNQRWAMIVWSAVFNPDTRFAPDTSKSPEWNRGAYLAEALAHCGECHTPRNLGFALDNRKKFAGAITAGWRAFNISSDKATGLGSWRDEDLVSYLSLGHAPGHGSASGPMGEAVDHSFSQFAPEDISSIVAYLRSVPPQPSPDLPATTAPVAPASHKDGVTADARGKNMFASACASCHGWSGESPVSPMATLTGTWAVNDPAATNVAQIVLSGTKRHTPDGALSMPAFGNAYSDDEIAAVANYVTARFGTKGSKLTAKDVAELREQTAE; this comes from the coding sequence ATGAGCGGCAAGATGCGTATCTTCACTGGCATCGTAGTGATCGCCATCGTCGTGGTGGCGCTCGGCGTCTGGATCATCCGCGGGCCCGGCCCGCTCGACTTCGCCGGCGGCCCCAAGGTGGCGCTGGCGGATTACCGCGCCGGCAAGCCGACCGGCGTGCCGGCCAGGCTGGAGAAGGCGAGCCTGGTTGAACGCGGCGAATACCTCGCGAAGGCGGCCGACTGCATGGTCTGCCACACCAAGCCCGGCGAAAAGGACTATTCGGGCGGGCTCGGCTTCAAGCTGCCGTTCGGCACGCTGTATTCCACCAACATCACGCCGGACAAGGACACCGGCATCGGCAATTACAGCGACCAGGATTTCCTCAACGCCGTCCAGCGCGGCAAGCGCCATGACGGCGCCCGGCTTTATCCGGCGATGCCGTACACGTCCTACACCTATATGACGGACGAGGACGTGCTGGCGGTGAAGGCCTATCTGTTCAGCCTGCCTGCGGTGCGCGCGAAGCCGCCGGAGAACACGCTGTCGTTCCCGTTCAACCAGCGCTGGGCGATGATTGTCTGGTCGGCCGTGTTCAATCCCGACACGCGCTTTGCGCCGGATACGTCGAAGAGCCCGGAGTGGAATCGCGGCGCCTATCTCGCGGAGGCGCTGGCGCATTGCGGCGAATGCCACACGCCGCGCAATCTCGGCTTCGCGCTGGACAACCGCAAGAAATTCGCAGGTGCCATCACGGCCGGCTGGCGCGCCTTCAACATCTCCTCCGACAAGGCCACCGGCCTCGGCAGCTGGCGCGACGAGGACCTGGTCTCCTATCTGTCGCTCGGCCATGCGCCGGGCCACGGCTCGGCGTCGGGTCCGATGGGTGAAGCGGTCGACCACAGCTTCAGCCAGTTCGCGCCTGAGGACATAAGCAGCATCGTCGCTTATTTGCGCAGCGTGCCGCCGCAGCCCTCGCCCGACCTGCCCGCAACCACCGCGCCCGTTGCGCCCGCCTCGCACAAGGACGGTGTTACGGCGGACGCGCGCGGCAAGAATATGTTCGCCAGCGCTTGCGCCAGTTGCCATGGCTGGAGCGGCGAGAGCCCGGTCTCGCCGATGGCGACGCTGACCGGCACCTGGGCCGTCAACGACCCCGCCGCCACCAACGTCGCGCAGATCGTGCTGTCAGGCACCAAGCGCCACACGCCCGACGGAGCGCTCTCGATGCCGGCGTTCGGCAACGCCTATAGCGATGACGAGATCGCGGCGGTGGCGAATTACGTCACGGCAAGGTTCGGGACGAAGGGCTCGAAGCTGACGGCGAAGGATGTTGCGGAGTTGCGGGAGCAGACGGCGGAGTAG